In Halococcus hamelinensis 100A6, a single genomic region encodes these proteins:
- a CDS encoding ABC transporter ATP-binding protein gives MSKTAVATPANGPVVRLTDVRKTYDLGGTVEALAGVSLSLADGSYTAVMGPSGSGKSTLLNLVGALDTPTDGTVEVAGNDLGAATDDERAAIRGTEIGFVFQTFNLLPRSDAVENVALPLVFAGWSRERRHERATELLDRVGLGDRRHHRPTQLSGGQRQRVAIARALAPDPAVVLADEPTGNVDTETGAGVMNLLAAANDRGTTILLVTHSREIAEHADRIVTVRDGRRESTEELGGHTATGARDA, from the coding sequence GTGAGCAAGACTGCCGTCGCGACCCCGGCGAACGGGCCGGTCGTGCGCCTCACGGACGTCCGGAAGACCTACGACCTCGGCGGGACCGTCGAGGCGCTCGCCGGCGTCTCGCTCTCGCTGGCCGACGGGTCGTACACCGCGGTGATGGGGCCGAGCGGGTCGGGCAAGAGCACGCTGTTGAACCTCGTGGGGGCGCTCGATACGCCCACCGACGGGACCGTGGAAGTCGCCGGGAACGACCTCGGGGCCGCCACCGACGACGAGCGCGCCGCGATCCGCGGCACCGAGATCGGCTTCGTCTTCCAGACCTTCAACCTCCTCCCCCGCTCCGACGCCGTCGAGAACGTCGCCCTCCCGCTGGTGTTCGCTGGCTGGTCGCGCGAGCGCCGCCACGAGCGCGCGACCGAACTCCTCGACCGCGTCGGCCTCGGCGACCGCCGCCACCACCGCCCGACCCAGCTCTCGGGCGGCCAGCGCCAGCGGGTCGCGATCGCCCGTGCGCTCGCGCCCGACCCCGCCGTCGTGCTCGCCGACGAACCGACCGGCAACGTCGACACCGAGACCGGCGCGGGGGTCATGAACCTCCTCGCGGCGGCGAACGACCGCGGGACGACCATCCTACTCGTGACGCACTCGCGGGAGATCGCCGAGCACGCCGACCGTATCGTCACCGTTCGCGACGGCCGCCGGGAGTCGACCGAGGAACTCGGAGGTCACACGGCGACCGGGGCGCGGGACGCCTGA
- a CDS encoding ABC transporter permease, with protein MEVGETLRMASRSVRSHRLRSALTVVGVVIGIASVVTFATFGASVKADIVSDVGSSSASDVYALPTATDDDGGFGAGVGQPVFTAHDVEQLRAIEGARAAIPRGNVPVSALRFGNDSVSRSQILATTPEAFPADSVVAGRAFRSGAREVVINQAATETFDRNVSVGDNLTITLANGTRSRVAVVGVVNRTVGELPFTSFTGGARFYVPVEPFYQQTVESPATGTSQRAYPQVTVVADPARIDGVRERVRTYLRGPSDAAELVPESVEPSAETSGDFVDRVESIIDRVTRFVTGVGVIALVVAAVGIANIMLVSVAERTREIGIMKAVGARNRDVMALFLTEATLLGIVGAVVGLPLGVAVAYGATLYAEVAFTPAYGWFAIAVAVGILVGVLAGLYPAWRAARIDPIDALRYE; from the coding sequence ATGGAGGTCGGCGAGACGCTCCGGATGGCGTCGCGGTCGGTGCGGTCGCACAGGCTCCGGTCGGCGCTCACGGTCGTGGGCGTCGTCATCGGGATCGCGTCGGTGGTGACGTTCGCGACGTTCGGCGCGAGCGTGAAGGCCGACATCGTGAGCGACGTGGGCTCGTCGAGCGCCAGCGACGTCTACGCCCTGCCGACGGCCACGGACGACGACGGCGGCTTCGGCGCGGGCGTCGGCCAGCCGGTCTTCACCGCCCACGACGTCGAGCAGTTGCGGGCGATCGAGGGGGCTCGTGCGGCGATCCCGCGCGGCAACGTCCCGGTCTCCGCGCTCCGATTCGGGAACGATTCGGTCTCACGGAGCCAGATCCTCGCTACCACCCCCGAGGCGTTCCCGGCCGATTCGGTCGTCGCGGGGCGGGCGTTCCGGTCGGGGGCCCGGGAGGTCGTGATCAATCAGGCCGCGACCGAGACGTTCGATCGGAACGTTTCGGTGGGCGATAACCTCACGATAACGCTGGCGAACGGCACGCGAAGCCGGGTCGCGGTCGTCGGGGTCGTCAACCGTACCGTCGGGGAGCTCCCGTTCACCTCGTTCACGGGCGGGGCCCGGTTCTACGTCCCGGTCGAGCCCTTCTACCAGCAGACCGTCGAGAGCCCCGCCACGGGAACGAGCCAGCGCGCGTACCCGCAGGTCACGGTGGTCGCGGACCCCGCGCGGATCGACGGGGTTCGCGAACGGGTTCGGACCTACCTCCGCGGACCCTCCGATGCCGCCGAACTCGTCCCCGAGTCGGTCGAGCCGAGCGCCGAGACCAGCGGCGACTTTGTCGACCGGGTGGAGTCGATCATCGACCGCGTCACGCGATTCGTCACCGGGGTCGGGGTGATCGCGCTGGTGGTCGCCGCCGTCGGGATCGCCAACATCATGCTGGTGAGCGTGGCCGAACGGACCCGCGAGATCGGGATCATGAAGGCCGTCGGCGCACGGAACCGCGACGTGATGGCGCTGTTCCTCACCGAGGCCACGCTGCTCGGCATCGTGGGAGCCGTCGTGGGGCTCCCGCTCGGCGTGGCCGTGGCCTACGGCGCGACGCTCTACGCCGAGGTGGCGTTCACCCCGGCCTACGGCTGGTTCGCCATCGCAGTCGCCGTCGGGATCCTGGTGGGGGTCCTCGCCGGGCTCTACCCCGCGTGGCGCGCCGCCCGGATCGATCCCATCGACGCGCTCCGGTACGAGTGA
- the fba gene encoding class II fructose-bisphosphate aldolase, whose protein sequence is MSPSSKSTVDLRELYERARAGRYGFFASNVTQFDVLVGLLDGSAAADADLVVQASREEAAFFGGGDPTVGLEVLGAALDSLADRYGIEAFCNVDHVHLPEEQSFLETCLDSDVPDSVMVDASDRPFEENVELTAETVERADDDVLVEAELGRIAGVEGSTETAADEAFYTDPGTAVEFVERTGCDLLAVSIGTQHGVASDRDLDVRPDLAVAIDEALVEAGEETFLVVHGASGLADERIEALLDAGVCKFNKNTRYQYEFARTAADFYHDHADAIRPPEGVPDDRSNFFAGSDWSPEKASFHPHVVSNAARNRIATVMSELCEVTGNAGETMASGR, encoded by the coding sequence ATGTCTCCGTCATCGAAATCGACCGTCGACCTCCGGGAACTCTACGAGCGAGCGAGGGCAGGTCGGTACGGCTTCTTCGCGAGCAACGTCACCCAGTTCGACGTCCTCGTCGGGTTGCTCGACGGGAGCGCCGCCGCCGACGCCGACCTCGTCGTCCAGGCGAGCCGCGAGGAGGCGGCCTTCTTCGGTGGCGGTGACCCCACGGTTGGGCTGGAGGTCCTCGGTGCAGCCCTCGACTCGCTCGCCGACCGATACGGTATCGAGGCGTTCTGCAACGTCGACCACGTTCACCTCCCCGAGGAGCAGTCGTTCCTCGAGACCTGCCTCGACTCGGACGTCCCCGATTCGGTGATGGTCGACGCCTCCGACCGGCCGTTCGAGGAGAACGTCGAACTGACTGCGGAAACCGTCGAGCGGGCCGACGACGACGTGCTCGTCGAGGCCGAACTCGGTCGCATCGCGGGCGTCGAGGGCAGCACCGAGACGGCCGCCGACGAGGCCTTCTACACCGACCCCGGGACCGCCGTCGAGTTCGTCGAACGAACCGGATGCGACCTGCTCGCGGTCTCGATCGGCACCCAGCACGGCGTCGCGTCCGACCGCGACCTCGACGTTCGACCGGACCTCGCCGTGGCGATCGACGAGGCCCTCGTCGAGGCGGGGGAAGAGACCTTTCTCGTCGTGCACGGGGCCTCCGGCCTCGCCGACGAGCGGATCGAGGCGTTGCTCGACGCCGGGGTCTGCAAGTTCAACAAGAACACCCGCTACCAGTACGAGTTCGCCCGAACCGCCGCCGACTTCTACCACGACCACGCTGACGCCATCCGCCCGCCCGAGGGCGTTCCCGACGACCGCTCGAACTTCTTCGCCGGGAGCGACTGGTCGCCGGAGAAGGCGTCCTTCCACCCACACGTCGTCTCGAACGCCGCTCGCAACCGGATCGCGACGGTGATGAGCGAGCTCTGTGAGGTGACGGGCAACGCCGGCGAGACGATGGCCTCGGGGCGATGA
- a CDS encoding FGGY-family carbohydrate kinase: MTEGDPVLIGVDAGLTNVTVTAFDGTGDDLATASEPTPTVETPPDRDEQDHDRLWETVGETVAAVIEALEVTPSAVAAVGVAGHGHGLYGLDADGTAVCGIKSTDSRAIGVLEEHRSDVADAVADRLGWQPFGADPLSLLVWLAEHDPATYDRLDTVLFAKDVLTHRLTGERSTDPTEGSVFYGPDAEYDREVFELLDIPAAFETLPPVTSSTDACGTVTSEAAARTGLPEGTPVATGFHDVAACALGAGLTAPGDGLAILGTWGQSVAVLDSPADGSGGLPRRYLDGWIRYKGLRAGAACVEWFTENYGADWHREARERDVDPHTVYEETIADVPPGSNGVVFHPFLNGSTDDPTSTGGFFGLRMDHTAAQMLRSIYEGVAVAQTDALSELAPELDSIRLTGGGARSDEWARMFADIADRPVTVPAERETGALGAALCGGVAAGVYPDAERAVARTVEPARRYEPNPDVEATYRTLETAFSQAADGMRAPWETLKSLREMSQHEE, translated from the coding sequence ATGACCGAGGGCGATCCCGTCCTGATCGGGGTCGATGCCGGCCTGACCAACGTCACGGTGACGGCGTTCGACGGAACCGGCGACGACCTCGCGACCGCTTCCGAACCGACGCCGACGGTCGAGACGCCGCCCGACCGGGACGAACAGGACCACGACCGGCTCTGGGAGACCGTCGGCGAGACGGTCGCGGCGGTAATCGAAGCGCTCGAGGTCACGCCGTCGGCGGTCGCCGCGGTCGGCGTCGCCGGCCACGGCCACGGTCTCTACGGCCTCGACGCGGACGGAACGGCCGTCTGCGGGATCAAGTCGACCGATAGCCGAGCGATCGGAGTCCTCGAAGAACACCGTTCGGACGTGGCCGACGCGGTCGCCGACCGCCTCGGCTGGCAGCCGTTCGGTGCCGACCCGCTGAGCCTGCTCGTCTGGCTCGCCGAGCACGACCCGGCGACGTACGACCGGCTCGATACGGTACTCTTTGCGAAGGACGTGCTCACCCACCGGCTCACCGGCGAGCGGTCGACGGACCCCACGGAGGGGAGCGTCTTCTACGGCCCCGATGCCGAGTACGACAGGGAGGTCTTCGAGCTGCTCGACATCCCGGCGGCCTTCGAGACACTGCCGCCGGTGACTTCGAGCACCGATGCCTGCGGCACGGTGACGAGCGAAGCCGCGGCCCGGACCGGACTCCCCGAGGGAACGCCCGTCGCAACGGGATTCCACGACGTCGCGGCGTGTGCGCTCGGTGCCGGTCTCACCGCACCCGGCGACGGACTCGCGATCCTCGGCACGTGGGGCCAGAGCGTCGCGGTGCTCGACTCGCCGGCGGACGGGAGCGGCGGCCTCCCACGGCGCTACCTCGACGGCTGGATCCGGTACAAGGGACTCAGGGCCGGCGCAGCCTGTGTCGAGTGGTTCACCGAGAACTACGGGGCCGACTGGCATCGGGAGGCCCGCGAACGCGATGTCGACCCACACACGGTATACGAGGAGACGATCGCCGACGTTCCCCCCGGTTCGAACGGGGTCGTCTTCCACCCGTTCCTCAACGGTTCGACGGACGACCCGACCAGTACGGGCGGGTTCTTCGGGCTCCGGATGGACCACACCGCAGCGCAGATGCTCCGGTCGATCTACGAGGGGGTCGCGGTCGCCCAGACCGACGCGCTCTCGGAGCTCGCGCCGGAACTCGACTCGATCCGTCTCACGGGTGGCGGTGCGCGGAGCGACGAGTGGGCGCGGATGTTCGCCGACATCGCCGACCGGCCGGTCACGGTGCCCGCGGAGCGCGAGACCGGGGCGCTCGGGGCGGCGCTGTGCGGTGGCGTCGCCGCCGGCGTCTACCCCGACGCCGAGCGGGCGGTCGCGCGGACCGTCGAACCGGCCCGCCGGTACGAACCGAACCCGGACGTCGAGGCGACCTATCGAACGCTCGAAACGGCGTTCTCGCAGGCCGCCGACGGGATGCGCGCGCCGTGGGAAACGCTCAAGTCGCTTAGGGAGATGTCCCAACACGAAGAATGA
- a CDS encoding 2-hydroxyacid dehydrogenase, protein MNVLLCGDPQQPSEYMYEALGHLEDRGLTFERMDWMGEASPGEFRNVTMDMESLGPGSYDTDAIAERLDGIDALVVHKAPVSRELIESGESLSVVGAARGGTENVDIDAAHENDITVLHAPGRNRDAVADYAVSMLLSRVREIPFNHADLSTGEWSQVFDPDRLPPDMRTATVGIVGFGHIGRGVARRLAGFETECLVYDPFVADEEIREAGSEPADLPDLLAEADAVTLHVRLSEDTAEMIGEEEFARMNSEAFLVNTARGGLVDEDALVDALAADEIGGAALDVFQQEPLPDDHPLLDFENVVLTPHVAGSTRDAVLGGPRIIATQLAAYLDDETPEHVVQ, encoded by the coding sequence ATGAACGTGTTGCTCTGCGGTGACCCACAACAGCCGAGCGAGTACATGTACGAGGCGCTCGGCCATCTCGAGGACCGAGGTCTGACGTTCGAGCGGATGGACTGGATGGGCGAGGCCTCCCCCGGCGAGTTCCGAAACGTGACGATGGACATGGAGTCGCTCGGCCCCGGGAGCTACGACACCGACGCCATCGCCGAGCGGCTCGACGGTATCGACGCGCTCGTCGTCCACAAGGCACCGGTCTCCCGCGAACTCATCGAGAGCGGCGAGTCGCTCTCGGTCGTCGGGGCCGCCCGCGGCGGGACGGAGAACGTCGATATCGACGCGGCACACGAGAACGATATCACGGTCTTGCACGCGCCCGGCCGTAATCGCGACGCCGTCGCCGACTACGCGGTGTCGATGCTGCTCTCGCGGGTGCGCGAGATCCCGTTCAACCACGCCGACCTCTCGACTGGCGAGTGGAGCCAGGTGTTCGACCCGGACCGACTCCCCCCGGATATGCGAACCGCGACGGTCGGGATCGTCGGCTTCGGCCACATCGGCCGTGGCGTCGCCCGTCGGCTGGCGGGCTTCGAGACCGAGTGTCTGGTCTACGACCCGTTCGTCGCGGACGAGGAGATCCGGGAAGCCGGCTCCGAACCGGCCGACCTGCCGGACCTGCTCGCCGAGGCCGACGCCGTGACCCTCCACGTCCGACTCTCGGAGGATACGGCTGAGATGATCGGCGAGGAAGAGTTCGCACGGATGAACTCCGAGGCGTTTCTGGTCAACACCGCGCGGGGCGGGTTGGTCGACGAGGACGCGCTCGTCGACGCCCTCGCGGCGGACGAGATCGGCGGCGCGGCGCTCGATGTCTTCCAGCAGGAGCCGCTGCCGGACGACCACCCGCTGCTCGACTTCGAGAACGTCGTCCTGACGCCACACGTCGCCGGCTCGACCCGCGATGCCGTGCTCGGCGGACCGCGGATCATCGCGACGCAGCTCGCGGCCTACCTCGACGACGAGACGCCCGAGCACGTCGTACAGTGA
- a CDS encoding NAD(P)-dependent oxidoreductase, giving the protein MATETVGFVGLGIMGGPMAENLLDAGYDVVGHNRSDESVEELEASGGEGATSPKEVAERSDVVITCLPDSPVVEEIVRGDEGVLDGLEEGMVVVDMSTISPTVTEDLAEAIAERGAAMLDAPISGGEEGAIEGTLSIMVGGDESVFEDCRELFEVMGSTVTHCGPNGAGQTTKACNQIVVAAQMVGVSEALVFAHQAGADLEAVVEAISGGAAGCWTLDNRAPNMIQGQFDPGFFASYQYKDLRIATDAGEAFGSPMPQTSVAHELYKAMETTGRGRDDNSGVMQIIEDLAGDEARVD; this is encoded by the coding sequence ATGGCCACCGAAACGGTCGGATTCGTCGGACTCGGCATCATGGGCGGACCGATGGCGGAGAACCTCCTCGACGCGGGCTACGACGTCGTCGGGCACAACCGCTCCGACGAGTCGGTCGAGGAGCTCGAAGCCTCCGGCGGTGAGGGGGCGACCTCACCCAAAGAGGTCGCCGAGCGCTCGGACGTCGTGATCACCTGTCTCCCCGACTCGCCGGTCGTCGAGGAGATCGTCCGTGGGGACGAGGGCGTGCTCGACGGGCTGGAAGAGGGGATGGTCGTCGTGGACATGTCGACCATCTCCCCGACGGTCACCGAGGACCTCGCCGAGGCGATCGCCGAGCGGGGAGCCGCGATGCTCGACGCGCCTATCTCCGGTGGCGAGGAGGGCGCGATCGAGGGCACGCTCTCGATCATGGTCGGCGGGGACGAATCGGTCTTCGAGGACTGTCGGGAGCTCTTCGAGGTGATGGGCAGCACCGTGACCCACTGTGGGCCGAACGGCGCGGGCCAGACGACGAAAGCCTGCAATCAGATCGTGGTCGCCGCCCAGATGGTCGGGGTGAGCGAGGCGCTGGTCTTCGCCCACCAGGCGGGTGCGGACCTCGAAGCGGTCGTCGAGGCGATCTCGGGCGGCGCGGCGGGCTGCTGGACGCTCGACAACCGCGCACCGAACATGATTCAGGGACAGTTCGACCCCGGCTTCTTCGCCTCCTATCAGTACAAGGACCTTCGCATCGCCACCGACGCCGGCGAGGCGTTCGGTTCGCCGATGCCCCAGACCTCGGTGGCCCACGAACTCTACAAGGCGATGGAGACCACCGGCCGCGGCCGCGACGATAATTCAGGAGTTATGCAGATAATCGAGGACCTCGCGGGCGACGAGGCGAGGGTCGACTGA
- a CDS encoding PIN domain-containing protein, whose product MHSNAETNISKARQELAWGEIVEVSQRTAVIAAEVADEIGPLGPNLTAVDALVAAVGRELSASVVSGDGDLTHKETKEIIEVDDY is encoded by the coding sequence GTGCATAGTAACGCTGAGACGAACATCTCGAAAGCACGCCAAGAGCTTGCGTGGGGCGAGATCGTCGAAGTTTCCCAACGGACAGCCGTCATCGCGGCGGAGGTCGCTGACGAGATCGGTCCCCTGGGACCGAATCTCACAGCGGTTGATGCTCTCGTCGCTGCAGTAGGACGTGAACTCTCTGCTTCCGTCGTCTCTGGAGATGGTGACCTAACTCACAAAGAGACGAAGGAGATCATCGAAGTAGACGATTACTGA
- a CDS encoding PIN domain-containing protein has translation MKVLDTSFLIDYGDGVDATGEYLEEHEEEVFIIPAPV, from the coding sequence ATGAAGGTTCTCGACACCTCGTTTCTGATCGACTACGGGGATGGGGTCGATGCAACTGGGGAGTATCTCGAAGAGCACGAAGAAGAGGTGTTCATCATTCCAGCACCAGTCTAG
- a CDS encoding antitoxin VapB family protein, protein MSTADEQIRVSSVVKTELENRRREGESFNDVLERLLTEDRDLFAGFGAFEGTDRGERIQEVRDRGKRESAERIERIAESRDIE, encoded by the coding sequence ATGAGCACCGCCGACGAACAGATCAGGGTCAGTTCGGTCGTGAAAACCGAATTGGAGAACCGGCGGCGAGAGGGCGAATCGTTCAACGACGTACTCGAGCGACTACTGACCGAGGACCGGGACCTCTTTGCGGGATTTGGGGCCTTCGAAGGAACGGATAGAGGGGAGCGCATTCAGGAGGTACGCGATCGGGGAAAGCGAGAGTCGGCCGAACGCATCGAGCGTATCGCCGAGAGTCGCGATATCGAATGA
- a CDS encoding DUF7563 family protein — MPNCDNCDAFVTQQYVRVFAPTGMDTVRVCPDCPDMLRDGSDVREAKSKRRN, encoded by the coding sequence ATGCCGAATTGCGACAACTGCGATGCGTTCGTCACTCAGCAGTACGTTCGCGTGTTCGCACCGACTGGGATGGATACCGTTCGGGTCTGCCCTGATTGTCCTGATATGCTCCGGGACGGTAGCGACGTCCGCGAGGCGAAATCGAAACGCCGGAATTAG
- a CDS encoding NAD(P)/FAD-dependent oxidoreductase gives MHERYEAVVVGGGIVGSSTAYHLAQDGVETLLVDRRDEGRATDAGAGILSAATSSRGEPWFGFAAEAVAYYDDLVAALEIDQDGPHGYAERDLLRVAIDETEADRSDETLAEVREREAAAGPPREGSLAELTTEEARTAFPPLADVRRAFRYDDAARVDGRRFEGALRRASEARGLEMKDANAERLVVDGGSIEAVVVDGDRIETERVVVAGGAWSASFGDQLGVSIPIEPQRGQIVHLDVDADTTDWPIVSPFRGHYLVSWDDGRVAVGATRETGTGFAPHSTVAGLQEVLDEATRVAPGLAEASVREVRVGLRPVSADGLPVLGAVPDVEGAFVATGHGPSGLQLGPYSGKLVAGAVCGDDPDVLEPFGIDRF, from the coding sequence ATGCACGAGCGCTACGAAGCGGTGGTGGTCGGCGGGGGCATCGTCGGCTCCTCGACGGCGTACCATCTCGCCCAGGATGGGGTCGAAACGCTGCTCGTCGACCGTCGGGACGAGGGCCGGGCGACCGACGCCGGTGCGGGGATCCTCTCGGCGGCGACGAGTTCGCGCGGCGAGCCGTGGTTCGGGTTCGCCGCCGAGGCGGTGGCCTACTACGACGACCTCGTGGCGGCGCTCGAAATCGACCAAGACGGTCCGCACGGCTACGCTGAGCGCGACCTCCTCCGGGTCGCGATCGACGAGACCGAGGCCGACAGGTCCGACGAGACCCTCGCCGAGGTTCGCGAACGGGAGGCGGCGGCCGGCCCGCCGAGGGAGGGATCGCTGGCCGAACTCACGACCGAGGAAGCCCGGACGGCGTTTCCCCCGCTGGCCGATGTCCGGCGCGCGTTTCGCTACGACGACGCCGCGCGGGTCGACGGACGGCGGTTCGAGGGTGCGCTCCGACGGGCGAGCGAGGCCCGTGGCCTCGAAATGAAGGACGCGAACGCGGAACGGCTCGTCGTGGATGGGGGCTCGATCGAGGCGGTCGTCGTCGACGGCGACCGGATCGAGACGGAGCGGGTCGTGGTCGCCGGCGGCGCGTGGTCGGCGTCGTTCGGCGACCAACTGGGGGTCTCGATCCCGATCGAACCCCAGCGCGGTCAGATCGTCCACCTCGACGTCGATGCGGACACGACCGACTGGCCGATCGTTAGCCCGTTTCGCGGCCACTACCTCGTCTCGTGGGACGACGGCCGGGTCGCGGTCGGCGCGACCCGCGAGACCGGGACGGGGTTCGCGCCCCACAGCACTGTCGCGGGGCTCCAGGAAGTGCTCGACGAGGCGACGCGGGTCGCGCCGGGGCTCGCCGAGGCGTCCGTCCGGGAGGTGCGGGTCGGTCTTCGCCCGGTTTCGGCCGACGGGCTACCGGTGCTCGGCGCGGTGCCGGATGTCGAGGGGGCGTTCGTCGCGACCGGCCACGGACCGTCGGGTCTCCAGCTCGGACCGTACTCGGGAAAACTCGTCGCGGGCGCGGTGTGCGGCGACGACCCGGACGTGCTCGAACCGTTCGGCATCGATCGGTTCTAA
- a CDS encoding NADH-ubiquinone oxidoreductase-F iron-sulfur binding region domain-containing protein, with amino-acid sequence MVDDGVCGRDPAVRVAGAGNDSRSDELLAAGRDPETGVAVAAVGSTGIAGLEPLMLATLDGETAFFSEMDTDGVRALVEALDEGTLPTDDAMAVVEHEPETASLPLPDEGPLGVGERAVLAGCGWTVPTSTADYRDGEFLASETTADVMGQLREEGLRGRGRGDVATDTPVVEEWETVAEADGDAVVVVNANEADTDAEADRLLLESAPFSVLDPAFAAARAVDATDLVIYVNESERLARERAKTAAQTLDEAVDRLSTRIVAGPDEYKAGEPTVALEAIEGNHRLESRRTPPGPSEYGVDGRPTLVHTPRTFAQVGRVLAGDDLGGVASDPGTRLITVTGDVTSPATVELSTDDGLDSALSAVEAGGRSLACVGGVFGGLTRTLDVPANASGLTGAQLGTNGVVELLGESTCPVAFAGERARFAKEENCGRCVPGREGSNQLVNLLRDVYEGEYKEGMLRELARVMRETSTCELGRDAPRPVTTAMDGFGAEFAAHAEGRCPTGACDR; translated from the coding sequence ATGGTTGATGATGGTGTCTGCGGGCGGGATCCCGCCGTTCGCGTCGCCGGGGCGGGGAACGACTCGCGGAGCGACGAACTCCTCGCCGCCGGACGCGACCCCGAGACGGGCGTCGCGGTAGCGGCGGTGGGGTCGACCGGGATCGCCGGTCTCGAACCGCTCATGCTGGCGACGCTCGACGGCGAGACCGCCTTCTTCTCCGAGATGGATACCGACGGCGTTCGAGCACTCGTCGAGGCGCTCGACGAGGGCACGCTGCCGACCGACGACGCGATGGCGGTCGTCGAACACGAGCCCGAGACGGCGTCGCTGCCGCTCCCCGACGAGGGACCGCTCGGGGTCGGCGAGCGGGCCGTGCTAGCGGGCTGTGGCTGGACGGTGCCGACGAGCACTGCCGACTACCGCGACGGGGAGTTCCTCGCGTCCGAAACGACCGCCGACGTAATGGGGCAGCTCCGAGAGGAAGGGCTGCGCGGGCGCGGGCGCGGCGACGTCGCCACCGATACGCCGGTCGTCGAGGAGTGGGAGACCGTGGCCGAAGCCGACGGCGACGCGGTGGTGGTCGTGAACGCCAACGAGGCCGACACCGACGCCGAGGCGGACCGCCTCCTGCTCGAAAGTGCCCCGTTCTCCGTGCTCGACCCGGCGTTCGCCGCCGCCCGCGCGGTGGACGCCACCGACCTCGTGATATACGTCAACGAATCCGAGCGTCTGGCCCGCGAGCGGGCGAAGACGGCGGCGCAAACCCTCGACGAGGCCGTCGACAGGCTTTCGACGCGGATCGTCGCCGGCCCGGACGAGTACAAAGCCGGCGAACCCACGGTCGCCCTCGAAGCCATCGAGGGCAACCACCGGCTCGAATCCCGGCGCACTCCACCCGGCCCCAGTGAGTACGGCGTCGACGGTCGTCCAACGCTGGTCCACACGCCGCGGACGTTCGCCCAAGTCGGGCGCGTTCTCGCTGGCGACGACCTGGGTGGCGTGGCCTCGGACCCCGGAACGCGACTGATCACGGTCACGGGCGACGTCACGTCCCCGGCGACGGTGGAACTCTCGACGGACGACGGCCTCGACTCGGCCCTGTCGGCCGTCGAGGCGGGTGGACGAAGTCTGGCCTGCGTCGGCGGGGTCTTCGGCGGGCTGACGCGCACGCTCGACGTGCCCGCGAACGCGTCCGGGCTGACCGGCGCACAGCTCGGCACCAACGGCGTGGTCGAACTCCTCGGCGAGTCGACCTGCCCGGTGGCGTTCGCGGGCGAACGCGCGAGGTTCGCGAAGGAGGAGAACTGCGGGCGGTGCGTCCCCGGCCGCGAGGGCTCGAACCAGCTTGTGAACCTCCTCCGGGACGTCTACGAGGGCGAGTACAAGGAGGGGATGCTCCGCGAACTCGCCCGGGTGATGCGCGAGACCAGCACCTGTGAACTCGGGCGCGACGCACCCCGACCCGTGACGACCGCGATGGACGGCTTCGGTGCGGAGTTCGCCGCCCACGCCGAGGGCCGCTGTCCGACCGGAGCCTGTGACCGATGA